In Fibrobacter sp. UWB15, the following proteins share a genomic window:
- a CDS encoding DNA replication/repair protein RecF → MISKIFIDGVRSITGFETEFGPGITVAHGPNGCGKTSILESVHLLAQGFSFRAKDLKEMIAWKGDELILRGCFDDSGQCVNRGIRVGRRSSDVRENGVSLKSPTAFFGRMPAVVMQPSDIELLRGAPEVRRRWLDEILCYRSQANASVLKRYRRVLQQRNQWLRQYKRDGAATGGEELFHVLTEQLVDLGAKLWATRIELSKEISSIITGYYRKLSGGVDEIACAYKSSILKELDALDGAEFLDESELDKVAMAADRSGLYIASDSGESEDGSVDENALREAYRRKLAGLEFAEKIQGITLSGPHKDDLGLCIGESEMRSAGSQGQCRCAAVAMRFAAVDVASRYLSKPILLLDDIFAELDVDRRDAVATLIREKSCQVIIATPQLEELPFKADAEIRVGSRQ, encoded by the coding sequence GTGATTTCAAAAATCTTTATAGATGGCGTTCGTAGCATTACCGGGTTTGAGACTGAGTTCGGGCCCGGCATTACGGTGGCTCATGGTCCTAATGGCTGCGGAAAGACTTCTATACTGGAATCGGTGCACCTGCTTGCCCAGGGGTTTTCTTTCAGGGCGAAGGACCTGAAAGAGATGATCGCCTGGAAGGGCGATGAACTGATTCTGCGAGGATGCTTTGACGATTCCGGTCAATGTGTTAATCGCGGAATTCGCGTGGGACGTCGCAGTAGCGATGTCCGCGAGAATGGAGTGAGCCTGAAATCGCCGACGGCTTTTTTCGGTCGTATGCCTGCCGTGGTGATGCAACCCTCGGATATTGAACTTTTGCGTGGCGCCCCCGAAGTGCGCAGACGCTGGCTCGATGAAATCCTTTGCTACCGTTCGCAGGCGAATGCCTCTGTGCTAAAACGTTATCGCCGCGTGCTGCAACAGCGTAACCAGTGGCTGCGTCAATACAAGCGCGATGGAGCCGCTACCGGCGGCGAAGAACTGTTCCATGTGCTTACGGAACAGCTGGTGGATTTGGGTGCAAAACTTTGGGCGACCCGTATTGAACTTTCCAAAGAGATTTCTTCGATCATTACGGGCTACTACCGCAAACTTTCGGGCGGGGTCGACGAAATTGCTTGCGCTTACAAGAGTTCTATCCTTAAGGAACTGGATGCGCTCGATGGCGCGGAATTCCTGGACGAATCCGAACTCGACAAGGTTGCCATGGCGGCAGACAGGAGTGGACTTTATATTGCATCGGATTCAGGAGAATCCGAAGACGGTTCTGTGGACGAAAACGCCTTGCGTGAAGCTTACCGCCGCAAGCTTGCTGGCTTGGAATTTGCCGAAAAGATTCAGGGAATTACGCTGTCCGGGCCGCATAAAGATGATCTGGGCTTATGCATTGGTGAAAGCGAAATGCGTTCTGCGGGTTCCCAGGGGCAGTGCCGTTGTGCCGCAGTTGCCATGCGATTTGCCGCGGTAGACGTAGCTTCTCGCTACCTGAGCAAACCGATTCTTTTGCTTGACGATATTTTTGCTGAACTAGATGTGGACCGTCGCGATGCGGTGGCGACACTCATTCGTGAAAAGTCTTGCCAAGTAATTATTGCGACTCCGCAGCTAGAGGAATTGCCGTTTAAGGCTGATGCGGAGATTAGAGTCGGAAGTAGGCAGTAG
- the mscL gene encoding large-conductance mechanosensitive channel protein MscL, which yields MGIKGKASSLLEEFKAFAFKGNIVDMAIGVIIGGAFGKIVTSFVNDIVMPCVTAIIAMGGGKDAGEGLKALAFTTAEGVTIPYGSFIGGIIDFLIVAIVVFIVMKKFLGFMQNMRKKEEAPAAPPAPPEPSAEEKLLTEIRDLLKK from the coding sequence ATGGGAATCAAAGGCAAAGCATCGTCCCTGCTCGAAGAATTCAAAGCCTTCGCGTTCAAGGGTAACATCGTCGATATGGCTATCGGTGTAATCATCGGTGGTGCATTCGGCAAAATCGTCACCTCCTTCGTTAACGACATCGTTATGCCGTGCGTTACCGCCATTATCGCCATGGGCGGCGGCAAGGATGCTGGCGAAGGTCTCAAGGCTCTCGCATTCACGACGGCCGAAGGCGTGACCATTCCTTACGGAAGCTTCATTGGTGGCATCATCGACTTCCTCATCGTCGCCATCGTGGTGTTCATCGTCATGAAGAAGTTCCTCGGCTTCATGCAGAACATGCGCAAGAAGGAAGAAGCCCCGGCCGCTCCTCCGGCACCTCCTGAACCGTCTGCCGAAGAAAAGCTACTCACCGAAATCCGTGACTTGCTGAAAAAATAA
- a CDS encoding DMT family transporter translates to MSWFVLALLSAFFLGCYDLAKKKSVQDNAVRVTLFFCSAFYALFMSPLLLTGHCESLPLQSHVYLFGKAAIVGGSWILTYNALAHLPLSIATTIRALAPVFTIFIAVTFMGERPFALQWIGVAICICSYVGLSLAGRKEMGHFFSNGWVICMVLGTLLAACSGVYDKFILQRMNFDPLTVQVWFSIYMMLWQFVICAVTWFPTRHKTTPFKFRWSMLLVAVLLIVADRCYFVAVSDPDALISIITVFRRSSVLISFFAGLVFFKERKSKMKFVALLGVILGICLIALGK, encoded by the coding sequence ATGTCATGGTTCGTTTTAGCTTTACTTTCGGCATTCTTTTTGGGGTGTTATGATCTTGCCAAGAAAAAGTCGGTGCAGGACAATGCGGTCCGTGTGACACTGTTCTTTTGCAGCGCCTTTTACGCCCTCTTTATGAGCCCGCTCCTTTTGACAGGGCATTGCGAATCCTTGCCTTTGCAGAGCCATGTTTACTTGTTCGGGAAGGCGGCCATTGTGGGCGGCAGCTGGATTTTGACTTATAACGCTCTGGCCCATTTGCCTTTGAGCATCGCGACCACGATTCGCGCGCTTGCTCCCGTATTTACGATTTTTATTGCCGTGACTTTTATGGGTGAGCGCCCCTTTGCGCTCCAGTGGATAGGTGTAGCCATCTGTATTTGCTCTTATGTGGGTTTAAGCCTTGCAGGCCGTAAAGAAATGGGCCATTTCTTTAGCAACGGCTGGGTGATTTGCATGGTGCTGGGTACGCTTTTGGCGGCCTGTAGCGGCGTGTACGACAAGTTTATTTTGCAGCGCATGAACTTTGACCCCCTTACGGTTCAGGTGTGGTTTAGCATTTATATGATGCTTTGGCAGTTCGTGATTTGCGCCGTTACTTGGTTCCCGACGCGGCACAAGACGACTCCCTTTAAATTCCGCTGGTCGATGCTTTTAGTGGCAGTGCTTTTGATTGTGGCGGACCGTTGCTACTTTGTGGCGGTGAGCGACCCAGATGCCCTTATTTCGATTATCACGGTGTTCCGCCGTTCCAGCGTGCTGATCTCTTTCTTTGCAGGACTTGTTTTCTTCAAGGAACGCAAGAGCAAGATGAAGTTTGTCGCCTTGCTGGGAGTGATTCTAGGTATTTGTCTGATAGCTCTCGGAAAATAG
- the coaE gene encoding dephospho-CoA kinase (Dephospho-CoA kinase (CoaE) performs the final step in coenzyme A biosynthesis.), with the protein MKGITGTIGAGKSLVGRILRDRKIRVIDADVAVHHLYRDNESLRAAIANEFGEEMLTEKGISRSRMADLVFSDPTARKRLEVLVYPALTQYLLHANPAFVEAALFENVPELVKHLDEIWVVCAARDVRKSRLIANRGFSEEDAERRIELQSAKDNEEEWTRLFPNKKLRFIDNSGDEAQLQDAIKNLI; encoded by the coding sequence ATGAAAGGCATTACAGGAACAATTGGTGCAGGAAAGTCGCTGGTCGGTCGCATTTTGCGCGACCGTAAAATCCGCGTGATTGACGCGGATGTGGCTGTGCATCACTTGTACCGAGACAATGAATCTTTACGCGCCGCCATTGCCAACGAATTCGGCGAAGAGATGCTGACGGAGAAGGGCATTAGCCGGAGCCGTATGGCAGATTTGGTCTTTAGCGACCCGACGGCAAGAAAGCGCCTGGAGGTGTTAGTGTACCCGGCGCTGACTCAGTACCTGTTGCATGCGAATCCGGCTTTTGTCGAGGCAGCCCTATTTGAAAATGTCCCTGAGCTAGTAAAGCACCTGGATGAAATTTGGGTGGTGTGCGCTGCTCGGGATGTCCGCAAGAGTCGCCTGATCGCAAATCGCGGCTTTAGTGAAGAAGATGCGGAGCGCCGCATTGAATTACAATCGGCCAAAGATAATGAAGAAGAATGGACTCGGCTTTTTCCAAATAAGAAATTGCGCTTTATTGATAATTCGGGCGACGAAGCGCAATTGCAAGATGCAATCAAGAACTTGATATAA
- a CDS encoding glycoside hydrolase family 9 protein, producing MEFRKILSPVLAITALGTSSLFAATAYMNQVGFLTKGQKQMAVIGAEGKEIVFKSESGEEILKVTAPEAQVWIPAGDTAASLVDFSEIQAAGKYQAYLDDEPIGHPITIGDNALEDAGKASIKFFYFQRASTALEEEYAGIYARAAGHPDTAVKYHASTGKTDLNATFNGSKGWYDAGDYGKYIVNSGISTYTLLQLYQQNKAYYDTLNLNIPESKNNVPDLLDEIRWNLDWMLTMQDDDGGVFHKLTTKQFAGTIMPAKATAQRYAIGKAVEATWDFAAVVTLASEIYKPYDPEFAEKCIIAAQKAHNWAIAHPYEVYEQPKDVGTGSYTGATDWASKLWTLIEMYRVSGDTTVVAAIKKLPINNKKAKLQSWQNNYMLGIFSIAMSPDAFEPEMVDSANAIIINMADNFIKSLDNNGYGIALDKDDFYWGSNGVAANKGMVLIHAYILTKEEKYMNAAQSIVDYILGRNPIDKSYLTGYGVNPVMNPHHRVSQADSIEAPVPGMVAGGANASATDCAKQYNNANAVAKSYYDNSCSYATNEVAINWNAPFAYIIGSLQAIATTGTTYDVKTPVNAKYELTTIPAARNRIKYAKPQEGKRLVIRGQKVQLEYTDKNGIKRYFSIGGKKVR from the coding sequence ATGGAGTTCAGAAAAATTCTTTCCCCCGTTCTTGCGATAACTGCTCTTGGTACGAGCAGCCTGTTCGCAGCAACAGCCTACATGAACCAGGTCGGTTTCTTGACCAAGGGTCAAAAGCAGATGGCCGTTATCGGCGCCGAAGGTAAAGAAATCGTCTTCAAGTCCGAAAGTGGCGAAGAAATCCTTAAGGTCACCGCCCCCGAGGCCCAAGTCTGGATTCCCGCAGGCGACACCGCCGCATCCTTGGTTGATTTCTCTGAAATCCAAGCCGCAGGCAAGTACCAAGCCTATCTCGATGACGAACCTATCGGTCACCCCATCACCATTGGTGATAACGCCCTCGAAGATGCTGGCAAAGCCTCTATCAAGTTCTTCTATTTCCAGCGAGCCTCTACCGCCCTCGAAGAAGAATATGCGGGTATTTATGCCCGCGCCGCCGGCCACCCGGATACAGCGGTAAAATACCATGCCTCTACTGGCAAGACTGATCTCAATGCCACCTTTAACGGTTCGAAGGGCTGGTACGATGCTGGCGACTACGGCAAGTACATCGTGAACTCCGGCATTTCTACCTACACTTTGCTGCAGCTTTACCAGCAGAACAAGGCCTACTACGATACTCTGAACCTGAACATTCCCGAAAGCAAGAACAATGTTCCGGACCTGTTGGATGAAATCCGCTGGAATTTGGACTGGATGCTTACCATGCAAGATGACGATGGCGGCGTCTTCCACAAGCTCACCACCAAGCAGTTTGCCGGCACCATCATGCCCGCCAAGGCAACCGCCCAGCGCTACGCTATCGGTAAAGCTGTAGAAGCTACTTGGGACTTTGCAGCAGTCGTTACGCTTGCTTCCGAAATTTACAAGCCCTACGATCCTGAATTTGCAGAAAAATGCATTATTGCAGCCCAAAAGGCTCACAACTGGGCAATCGCTCACCCCTATGAAGTTTACGAACAGCCCAAAGATGTCGGCACAGGTTCTTATACAGGAGCTACCGACTGGGCATCCAAACTTTGGACTCTCATCGAAATGTACCGCGTCAGTGGCGACACCACTGTTGTAGCCGCCATCAAGAAGCTCCCCATCAATAACAAGAAGGCCAAGCTCCAAAGCTGGCAGAACAACTACATGTTGGGAATTTTCTCCATCGCTATGAGCCCCGACGCCTTCGAGCCCGAAATGGTGGATTCTGCAAACGCCATCATCATTAACATGGCCGACAATTTCATCAAGTCCCTCGACAACAACGGCTACGGTATCGCTCTCGATAAAGACGACTTCTACTGGGGATCCAACGGCGTTGCCGCCAACAAGGGCATGGTTCTGATTCACGCCTACATTCTGACCAAAGAAGAAAAGTACATGAACGCAGCCCAGAGCATTGTGGACTACATCTTGGGTCGCAACCCCATTGACAAATCATACCTCACCGGCTACGGTGTCAACCCGGTCATGAATCCGCATCACCGCGTAAGCCAGGCTGACAGCATCGAAGCCCCTGTTCCGGGAATGGTTGCCGGTGGCGCCAACGCTTCGGCTACGGATTGCGCCAAGCAATACAACAATGCAAATGCTGTTGCCAAGTCCTATTATGACAATTCCTGCAGCTACGCAACCAACGAAGTGGCCATCAACTGGAACGCCCCCTTTGCCTACATTATCGGAAGCTTGCAAGCTATCGCAACAACCGGTACCACTTACGACGTCAAGACACCGGTCAACGCCAAGTACGAACTTACTACGATTCCGGCAGCCCGCAACCGCATCAAGTACGCCAAGCCTCAAGAAGGCAAGCGCCTCGTAATCCGCGGTCAAAAGGTCCAGCTCGAATACACCGACAAGAACGGAATCAAACGTTACTTCAGCATTGGCGGCAAGAAGGTCCGCTAA
- a CDS encoding class I SAM-dependent RNA methyltransferase: MIYELRIEKMVQGGEGMARLPDGRVCFVQGGLPGELCKVELLQNKKDFTRGRVVKVLEKCTDRAEPKCPLFGKCGGCSLQHLASEKQASYLEQVERENFRRLAHADLPDDFKIHVGPAWGYRNRARVVIASKKDGKIVYGFRMQKSNGMIPFANCPVLTPALNAFLKENASKIFEESMKVSKRPPRNFELDVNLFDNGKGDISYFYKGMPAQDFEKSAISVVEIAGSQIRSDASVFFQSNLSLLPELVQSVQEAVDAGIASGEASDVWLIDLFSGVGFFAAILKDKFKKITTVEREEGCLKHAKVNLNGADNVSAPAEEWLVKNVVDVPATLIVDPPRTGLPVEALDAIVKSSVNRLIYVSCDPVTLARDYAKFAQAGFSLKKAEGFAFYPQTPHLEMMFILSR, from the coding sequence GTGATTTATGAGCTCCGCATAGAAAAAATGGTACAGGGCGGCGAAGGAATGGCCCGCCTGCCAGATGGTCGCGTATGCTTTGTGCAGGGGGGGCTGCCGGGCGAATTGTGTAAAGTTGAACTTTTGCAGAACAAGAAGGATTTTACGCGGGGTCGGGTTGTTAAAGTGCTTGAAAAATGTACCGACCGCGCGGAACCGAAGTGCCCTTTATTTGGTAAGTGCGGCGGCTGTAGCCTGCAACATTTGGCAAGCGAAAAACAGGCGTCTTATTTGGAACAGGTTGAACGTGAAAATTTTAGACGGTTGGCTCATGCGGACTTGCCTGATGATTTCAAGATTCATGTCGGCCCTGCGTGGGGCTATAGAAATCGCGCCCGTGTGGTGATTGCCTCTAAAAAAGACGGCAAGATTGTTTACGGTTTCCGTATGCAAAAAAGCAACGGAATGATTCCGTTTGCAAACTGCCCGGTGCTAACGCCTGCGCTCAATGCATTCCTGAAAGAAAATGCGTCGAAGATTTTCGAAGAATCGATGAAGGTATCTAAGCGACCGCCTAGGAATTTTGAACTAGATGTGAATCTCTTTGATAACGGCAAGGGTGACATCAGCTATTTCTATAAGGGCATGCCTGCGCAAGACTTTGAAAAGAGTGCCATCAGCGTTGTAGAAATAGCAGGTTCGCAAATCCGTTCAGATGCTTCGGTATTTTTCCAGAGCAACTTATCCCTTTTGCCGGAGCTTGTACAGTCGGTGCAAGAAGCTGTTGATGCGGGCATTGCAAGCGGCGAAGCTAGCGATGTTTGGCTGATAGACTTGTTCAGCGGAGTCGGATTCTTTGCAGCGATACTGAAGGACAAGTTCAAGAAGATTACGACGGTGGAACGCGAAGAAGGTTGCCTTAAACATGCCAAGGTGAATTTAAACGGGGCCGATAATGTCTCGGCGCCTGCCGAAGAATGGCTTGTGAAAAACGTGGTGGATGTACCCGCAACCTTGATTGTGGACCCGCCCCGTACCGGCCTCCCCGTAGAAGCTCTTGACGCCATTGTGAAAAGTTCTGTTAACAGACTGATCTATGTTTCTTGCGATCCGGTGACCCTTGCCCGTGACTATGCAAAATTTGCGCAGGCGGGGTTTAGCCTCAAAAAGGCGGAAGGATTCGCCTTTTATCCCCAGACGCCCCATTTGGAGATGATGTTCATCCTTTCGCGATAG